TTTTGGTAAGTATATATTTTAACTAATAGAACTCAACTAAATTTTGTTCATAGATTACATTTGGTACTTTATATGACAATATCGGTGCTTATTGTAAGTATAGTATCGTGCACTTATTAggtataatattatatatttatgtcaTCATCGTTTTTTTGTATAACTGATTTTGTCATTATTTTCAGTCATATTTTACATTGATTATCACATaagttattatatattatcaactacaaaaatgatgaaaaatttTTCTGATCCTCGGCAACTCGTGGAAATTGCACcctaatttttcataaaagcTGTTAACCAGTTAACCCAATGCATGAGAACTGATTTGAAACAGTTGGTTATtactaaatatttaatgagtATAAGTGAATGAGTaataaacaatcaaaatatttttaagtgaaaatttgTGTGTTTACTGTGGGTCAGTTTTTTACCTTCTAACACCTTAATTAGGTGTTACATATTTAAGTGAATAAGTAATActcaattaatatatataggtaaattacactggtagttcaaaaagttttaataatgtttcaagttggtccaaaaagtttttttgcttcttcatggtataaaatgtttcaaagttgtaacatgatagtacaaaccgtcatctcgccattgacgctgTCAAGCCGAaactgatggtgcaaaatcgatttttatgggacgttacatgatgatgcaaaatattttgaagttataacttaatagtacaaaatattttatgtaagttacatgatggtctAAAATTTATAGTTTTGTAAATGACGGTTTGAcagcgtcaatggcgagataacggtgtcaatggcgagatgacggtttatataattattttacaactttgaaacattttataccattaaataaaaaaaactttttgaaccaacctcatatattattaaaactttttgaataatttacccaatatatatatatatatatatatatatatatatattttttttttttccttagaCCTTTACAGCTCGGAATTGGACGCTGACCGAAACCAAACCAAAAAGTACGGGGCTCGGTTCGGTTCGTACTACGATTTTCCGACAACCACCGGGCGGCTAAATGCTAAAACCCCCAGCCCCTAACCCCATCCTCATCCCTCCCACCTCCTACTCCCATATGACAGCGCCCAGTGAGTTCCGGTCCTCAAATTTGGATTCAAAAGTGCGTCTTTTGAGCTTCGGCTGTGTCAGTTTCACGCTTGAATGGTAAGTTAGGGGTTGTGGgttccctctctcttttttccctgTCTTGTGCTGTTCATATTCTAGGGCGAAAATCAATTGAGTGCAGGGATTGTTCAATCACCGTGctttttcggttttcttgagGATAGAGAAATAGGGAGTGTCAGCAATGGTGTAGTGTCATCAATTATGCCTAGCAGCAGCAATGGTGGTCGGGCACTGATACTGTGGAAGCTATCGCAAGCCCCTTGTTTGCGGAATGATGGGCAGAAAACCTTTGTATTTGTTGCGGAATCTCCTCGGAGCTTCTTCACTTCTGAAACCTTCGCCCGCCGTCCCTTCCTGTCGCAGgttccctccctccctctctctctctcgaaaaTTCTCTTCCTTCCTAGGGAACTTGATTGTTTTGATTGATTGAAGTGAAAAGCTAAGATAAAGATAGTTGTTTTGTTATTGTGATTGCTGATGTTCTCTTCCACTTTTGACATGAAATCTATTTATTTGCATCCGAGCTCTGCTTTCCACTGGTAACCACTATTGCATCGCAGCATTGAACTGAAATTTGACGGGATCCTTGAGTCTGCTCGGCTCGAGCATTTCGGCTCAGTCTGACATCCCCAGGAAATGATGTTCTTCTCCCCTGCAATTAGTGGGAGATTCGGACACTGATTTATTTTGTTAGTTTCAATCTTAGCTTAGGATCCTGGGTACACATGCACAAAAATTATTCGTTGCTGAAATGTAAACTTATACTTGTGGCAATTGATCAGATTCTGATTTAATGGTTCGCTTTCTCGTTTAAGGGATTTGATCTTTGCTTGCTATATCTTTTCATTTTGGAGAAGTGATCTTGTTGATAGCCTCAATGAGTACTTTACATTGTAATGTTGATGCTTGAGGATTATGAGATTGAAGTATCTAGTTCTCACATTTCCAGCAATTTTCTTTACCCTTTTAAGGTTGATGATCCTGCAACCCCAGAGGTCAATTTTCGCTTCATCCACACAATCTGTTGGGCTGAACTCAGTCAATCCTTTGTGGGGTTTTAGAAACTTGAGCTATGGTACTGTAAACCTCGTGTTATCTCAAGGCAAACCCAAGTTCGAGGTACAAGAAGTCGACCCTCCGAAGAAGGACAAGTGGAAGAACAAGAAGAGGTTCAAGAtgcagaagaagagagagaaggagaagcgGAAAGCTGCTAACAGGAAGGACCCGAGAAAGCTTGGGATAACCAGAAAGAAGAAGCAGAAATTTGCAAATGCCGAACAGAGGATCAAATACAAGCTTGAGAAGGTGAGCCCTCctgtgttaattttttttccctccgcATAGACCAGGCGATAATGTCAACGGGTTTTTCTCTCGACGTGCCTTCTGTAGCTGAGTTTGTCTTTAGGCTGGTACATATGCAATCGAGGCAAAGGAGAAATTATTGTGTCTAGTATTATTTGATTAGCACTGCAACTTTCAGTGCAAATCATTCAACCTGACACATCACGGATTGGTATCCCTAACTTCAGTAGCCTGTCTCTAGCTTATCTTTGTATCTTTTAGGTAACTACAGAGCTAGCAATAACTACAAGAATAATTTAATCTTAGATTTGGTTTTTTGACAGTGATCAGGTTGCTCTTTGTTCATTTAGAGTTAGATCTTGTCTAATTAAATTGGGAATGCATGGATAGTGGTGGAAAAGATTCCCATCTAATTCACATCTAAGCCTGtccatttaatttataaaggCTAATGTTACCTACTAGTTCTCTTATTTGTCCTGCCAACGGGAGCTTTGCCTATCTATTTTGTCGAAATACTCTAAATTGGTCTGTCTATTAATAGTAGTACAAAGAAGCTTGCCTGCATTCTTGCAATTGCTTAGATAGGAGCGTTGAAACTCTGTTCAGATCTTCCTAATTCATTACTATAACCACAGGCAAGAATTAAGGAAGCCTTGCTACTTGAAAAACTCAAGCGCTACGAGGTCCCAAAAGTCCAAGGTCCCGTAATTAAACCCGATAATCTCACAGGTGAGGAACGGTTCTATTTGAAAAAGATTTCACAGAAGAAATCCAATTACGTGCCTGTTGGCAGAAGAGGAGTGTTTGGAGGAGTTATTCTCAACATGCACATGCATTGGAAAAAGCATGAGACAGTCAAGGTCATATGCAAGCCCTGTAAGCCAGGGCAGGTGCACGAGTATGCCCAAGAAATTGCGAGACTGAGCGGTGGGATCCCAATTCATTTTATTGGAGATGAcaagataatattttatcgGGGAAAGAATTATGCGCAGCCTGAAGTCATGTCACCTATAGATACTCTGTCCAAGAAAAAGGTGCAACACTTGCTTctgatatttttccttatttctTACATTATAAGATGTGATTCCATGCTTTTTATGTTTTGACATGAAAggataataaaataatgaaaggAATCTCCATATAGAATGGTCGCTTTTTACACGATGATTTTATTCAAAGGTCCTATATCTGTTCTCTAGGATTAAATGTGACACGAAGGTCTAGAAACTGAATGACTGGTTTGAATAGTGTAGTTGGTAGTAGAAGTCGGTATGATAATGATCAGGTTTAAGGACAAACCCAAGATCAAGTATCACAGGTGGGTCCTCATCATATCTGTGAGCTGAATATTGTAGTAAATGCTGGGACTCATGGTTTTGGATCTTAGCTGTGCTGGTTGGTCAGATCTCCCTTTATGCCATTACGGCGACAAAGATGTAACTTCATGCTGATCCATTAAGTTTTGGAAATTAATCTCGTTGATATATGAATTCTGGTCaagcacttttttttttcccaagaTCTTTTTCGGGTGCCAATTATAAGAACCACTATAACATGGGTGATTGGATTTGTTAAATATTTCGAATCAGATTCAGACTAGTGTTGCATCATGAACATGGCCAATCAGGTTGTAGAAGTACAGTATGAACTGAAATAACTGTTTCTGTGTGTCGTACCAACATCCATGTTTTGCGCTGTAATTGGCAATTAATCCGTCATTGACTGTACCCATCTGTTCTTtgcacattttctttttaaatgttTCCAAGAATCTTTAACCATTTTTCTGATATAAATACGTTGCTTAGTATCGTCTCTAATCATCATTGCAGGCTCTTGAGAAATCAAAGTATGAGCAATCACTCGAATCTGTTCAGCGCTTTATTGCTATTGCAGAGAAGGAATTAGAGCTTTATTACAGGCATATTGCTCTTTATGGTGACCCAAATAGTCGGGATCCCGTCAAAATCTTGGATGCTCCTGGAAGTGGGGGATCGGGAAATTTAACTGATAGTAAAGATGATGTGTCTTTCACATGTCTCTCAGAGACTGAAGAAGACCGATTCTCAGACCAGGAAACGTGGGAGACCGGGAGCGATGATGGAAGTGGTAAATCCATGAGGACTGATGGTTCGGGTTGTGAGTATGAGAGTGAGTCTGGTTCTGATGAAGAAAGTGAAGAGAGTTATTTCAATAGATGGGATTCTGAGACTGATGATAAACGAAAACAAAGAATGCCGGGGATTTTGGCTGAGATGGAATGAAATTGGTATTGAAAAATGTTTCAAGTTATTACCATTCAAAGAATGATTAGTTCCCCTTCACTAACGTCTTAACCTTTGATTCTATTTCCGTTGCCCATAACCTCTTCCAAGAAACTAGCCCCTCCGAAGATTGGCCCATATGCACTAAATGAGGTCACTGACCTTGCAACCGCACCTACCCGAGGAATCCACAGGTAGTTGAATGCGCTTGCTTGAGATCCCGTTCCGTAGAATTGGCCTAAGTGCCGGTGAGAAGTCTAGTGAAAGGTTTGATTCTGTAACTAAGCCATTATAAAATCGATTTTATATTCTTAGATAAAATATTGGTGCCTTTGTTTCGAAGATgttaaatttgaaatgaaacTTTTGATGCCAAAGTTAATGATCATGGGAACGCCAGGCTGAATGATTCCATGTTTGGTGGATTTCCTTCCAATAGCTTCTCGTGTTGGTTTCAATATTCTGTCTTGGATAGAATGACTATATATAAGATTGACTAAGGACCCTTATCAAGTCAATTTCGAACACACGGCTGCCCATCTAGCTTGTGATCCAGATGCGTATAATTGGTTGTGAAAGAAAGTCGATGATTGAAACCGAGTGAAGACAGTGCCACAAGCCAGAAGAACAACAAACCTCTGTAATTTATGGCAGTACTCTTATCAGAAAGAAAGAGGTTGGATATATTTGGTAAGTAACAACTGGAAATTCTGCAAAACAGAGGAAGTCTGAGGCAGCAAACCGTAAAACCAGAAggtgaaagagagagaaaatgagAGAGGAAAGCGCAGCTGGAGGTGGTGACGAACGGTCATCGGAAGAGGGAGATCTCCTCGACCGGAGCACGAAGAGAACGAAAAAGATTGCTCTCTGTCGAGAACAGGAGGGGTTGTCGTCTGATAAACCCTTCCTTCCAGGACAGAGGAAGTTGGCTTCCAAGAGGCCTTGACAGGGGACCGTAGGAATGAGGATGGGAGTCCTatggaagaggaggaggaagctgCAATGGATAGCCAGGACAGTAGAGCTTGTTGGTTTCCGCACACCGTGGAGAGATGCCCTCATACTAAAGGTTTTAGGGAAGAAGTTTGGCTACGTTGCTCTTCGAAGGCGTCTGCAACAAATATGGAATCCGAAGGGGGAGCTCCATCAAACAGACCCAGCCAACAAGTTCTATAACGCAAAGTTTTCTGTCCGTGATGATAGGGATCGCGCCCTTTCCTCTGGTCCTTGGATTGTTCAAGGTCACAACTTACGGTTCAGGAATGGGTACCGGAATTCCACTGGCAAGATGCGAAGATCGATAAAACGGCTGCTTGGGTTAGAATCCTGAACTTACCCATGGAATACCAGAACAATGTCTTGCTACGAAGGCTGGGTTTCTGGCTTAGGCAAAATGATTAAGATCGACGATAATACAGGAGACGCCTCAAGAGGGAACTTCGCATGTATCTGCGTGGAATTAGACTTGAATGAGCCCTTGAAACCCACTGTTCAGGTACTTGGTACAGAGTCTATAATGTGGAGGATGAGGGGCTCGATATGATCTGTGTTGACTGTGGTCGTTTTGGCCATAAGAAACAATGCAAGGACTCTGAAGAGCCTGGAAGTGGGGAGGAGATAATGACTTCAGATAAAACGAGTAAGGGCGGTTTGAAATCCAACAGTATTGTTCCAGACTCGCCTGCTGCTCCTGAAGTCTCCCTGGAAAATCTGGTTCCTTTGAATCCCTTAACGTCATCAATGGCAGCCGAACCGGATGACAAGATGGAAGATGTTGTGGAGAACGTAGCGCCATTAGGTCCAGATCCAAAACCAGGTGAAGGAGACAAAGGCACTGATATTTTGTTGACTACTACACAGGGGATTGCTACCACAGCTTACTTCTTCTAACGCTATCCATCGTGGAGAAGGATTTGTTGGCTCAGGATGCTGCAAGCACTGGGGCAGAGGCATTGCCAGCGCATTCGGCCTAGGCTTTGAGCCTCTAACTCGTGGGGAACTCAGAAACCGGTTTGGAGAGCGATCTGGAAGTGGCCACGGCCACAGAGAATTCGTCAATTCTCATGGCTTGCTGCTCACGATCGATTGCATACGAATGGTTATGCTGCGCGTTGAAAGGAAAATCGAATTAAACGcagataattaaaaaattttcatcatATGAATATCGTATCATGAGCTAGAATCGTATTCCGGGTATGGTATAGCCTTTTATTCAAATTAAACAAAGCAACTCTATAATTATTTCTACAAGGGTTATCGAAATACACCTATCAAGAACGTATCATTGTAGATGATTGAAGCCGATCAAACGTGCAGCCTCTAGCCTCGTTCACACGGGCTGTTTGTCTCTAAGGAATTACGAGGCAGTCTCGGACGTCCTTCTTGGCGGCCGAAAAAGAAACACAGTTTTAATCGGCAGCTCCAAAAACAAAAGGCAGTAGGcttataattttcttaattagcTGTGTGCCTctctgatctctctctctttcggTTTTGTGTGTGTATTTAATGCCCcacattaatatataaaacatatccatatatattttacataatgAGTCAAAtgacttttgaaattgatttccaattaattaatcaattcacaattaattaatttattgctGTTACCGTTACACATATAAGTCATCTTATGACCAAAACTTCAAGAAAGAAAGACTTTTACACCCCGACATAGGTTTCCACTTTAGACTTTCTAAATATGAAATCTTTTCTAATAATAAAACTCTCGTATTTCCTTATAAGAATTCACTTTGAATACTCTCGTATTTACCGACGTGAAATTTACCACGAAAATTGAATACCAAGATATTGCATAAATAATCTCAATTCACTTTCAAGTGAACTTCCGAATATTAAGTGGTACATACGGGAAAAAAGAGAGTCGTatacttaaattaaataataattaaaaatattaattaaaaaaattatttagaaaaGAAGAGGGGACGGGCTGCCGAGATTAGTTATTTCATAATATAAGATCCTTGTCGCGGCCACTATCTTGTTCTAGTATGTAATGGTAATGCAATAGAGATTTAGATAAATTATATGTGATATTGGAAAGAAATTATCTTGAGATATTATCCGACATGGTCAAGATATGCCGTGTGGAAGACAAGGGAACATGATCGTGCATTTGACCTTTCCTTCAAAGCTAagggaaatatatatatactaattatTAGTTCCCTTGGTCATGATTTTTCCCTAATGTTAAGGATCTATATTGAGCTTCG
Above is a window of Punica granatum isolate Tunisia-2019 chromosome 7, ASM765513v2, whole genome shotgun sequence DNA encoding:
- the LOC116214979 gene encoding CRM-domain containing factor CFM9, mitochondrial — protein: MMGRKPLYLLRNLLGASSLLKPSPAVPSCRRLMILQPQRSIFASSTQSVGLNSVNPLWGFRNLSYGTVNLVLSQGKPKFEVQEVDPPKKDKWKNKKRFKMQKKREKEKRKAANRKDPRKLGITRKKKQKFANAEQRIKYKLEKARIKEALLLEKLKRYEVPKVQGPVIKPDNLTGEERFYLKKISQKKSNYVPVGRRGVFGGVILNMHMHWKKHETVKVICKPCKPGQVHEYAQEIARLSGGIPIHFIGDDKIIFYRGKNYAQPEVMSPIDTLSKKKALEKSKYEQSLESVQRFIAIAEKELELYYRHIALYGDPNSRDPVKILDAPGSGGSGNLTDSKDDVSFTCLSETEEDRFSDQETWETGSDDGSGKSMRTDGSGCEYESESGSDEESEESYFNRWDSETDDKRKQRMPGILAEME